From the Sphingomonas aliaeris genome, one window contains:
- the rplQ gene encoding 50S ribosomal protein L17, whose protein sequence is MRHRVGGRKLQRTSAHRTALFRNMSAALIKHEQITTTVAKAKELRPYVEKLITLAKKGGLSNRRLAHARLLDDAQLVKLFDVLADRYAGRNGGYTRIIKAGIRLSDASPMAVIEFVDRDVDAKGQDSGPVYSDDDYNEAA, encoded by the coding sequence ATGCGTCATCGCGTAGGCGGCCGTAAGCTTCAGCGTACCTCGGCCCATCGTACAGCCCTGTTCCGTAATATGTCGGCAGCGCTCATCAAGCACGAACAGATCACCACGACCGTCGCCAAGGCGAAGGAACTGCGTCCGTACGTCGAAAAGCTGATCACGCTGGCGAAGAAGGGTGGCCTGTCCAACCGTCGCCTCGCGCATGCCCGCCTGCTCGACGATGCGCAGCTCGTGAAGCTGTTCGACGTTCTGGCCGATCGCTATGCCGGCCGTAACGGCGGCTATACCCGCATCATCAAGGCCGGCATCCGCCTGTCCGACGCCTCGCCGATGGCGGTCATCGAATTCGTCGATCGCGACGTCGATGCCAAGGGCCAGGATTCGGGCCCAGTCTATTCGGACGACGATTACAACGAAGCGGCATAA
- a CDS encoding prolyl oligopeptidase family serine peptidase yields MRRVVPLIALIAIAPPAFSQASPTPIKAFPMQYPETRKVDQVDEQFGVKVADPYRWLENDVRTDKEVAAWVASENAVTNAYLATLPGRDIFKARIKQLLDYERFGVPVKKGGRYFYSRNSGLQNQAALYVRDTLRGEGRLLIDPNAWAKDGATALAEWAPSDDGKKLAYAIQDGGTDWRTVKVLDVATGTVATDTIEWVKFSNIAWAKDGSGFYYSRFAAPAEGAKFQALNENQQVFFHTLGTVQSADTMVYATPENPKYGHQVQVTDDGKWLVITTTQGTDNRYQITVIDLTAPTPAPRTIVKGLENEWSLAGNVGGNFYWMTNKDAPRQKIVMMNLFARSASPPVTDIVPEDKAVLEGASIIGGKLIATYLVDVKSEVRRYSLDGKAEGKVPLPAIGTTSGFGGDGTDSETFFAFSSFNYPAWILRYDAKTNRVEEFAKPKVAFDPAAYDVSQVFYPSKDGTKVPMFVVRKKSLKGPAPTLLYAYGGFNISTTPSFSATRLVWMEQGGVLAVANIRGGGEYGKTWHDGGRLANKQNVFDDFIAAGEYLKAQGITTKDGLAIQGGSNGGLLVGAVTNQRPDLFAAALPAVGVMDMLRFDRFTAGRYWVDDYGYPSKEADFRTLYSYSPYHNIKGGRAYPAILVATADTDDRVVPGHSFKYTAALQAADIGDKPHLARIETRAGHGSGKPTDKVIEEAADNWAFAAKWTGLQVKPVQ; encoded by the coding sequence ATGCGCCGCGTAGTTCCGTTGATTGCCCTGATCGCCATTGCACCACCCGCATTCTCCCAGGCGTCTCCCACCCCGATCAAGGCCTTCCCGATGCAATATCCCGAAACCCGCAAGGTCGATCAGGTCGACGAGCAATTCGGCGTAAAGGTAGCCGATCCCTATCGCTGGCTGGAAAACGACGTCCGAACCGACAAGGAAGTCGCCGCCTGGGTCGCGTCCGAAAATGCTGTCACCAATGCCTATCTCGCGACATTGCCCGGCCGCGACATCTTCAAGGCGCGGATCAAGCAGCTGCTCGATTACGAACGCTTCGGCGTTCCGGTGAAGAAGGGCGGCCGCTATTTCTACAGCCGGAACAGCGGTCTGCAGAATCAAGCCGCGCTCTACGTCCGCGATACGCTGCGCGGCGAGGGGCGCCTACTGATCGATCCGAATGCTTGGGCGAAGGACGGCGCCACCGCACTCGCCGAATGGGCGCCCAGTGACGACGGCAAGAAGCTCGCTTATGCGATCCAGGACGGCGGCACCGACTGGCGCACGGTCAAGGTGCTCGACGTCGCTACCGGCACGGTCGCGACCGACACCATCGAGTGGGTCAAATTCTCGAACATTGCCTGGGCGAAGGACGGGTCCGGCTTCTATTACTCGCGCTTCGCCGCCCCCGCGGAAGGCGCCAAGTTCCAGGCGCTGAACGAAAACCAGCAGGTATTCTTCCACACGCTGGGCACCGTGCAGTCCGCCGATACGATGGTCTACGCCACGCCGGAAAACCCGAAATACGGGCATCAGGTGCAGGTGACGGACGACGGCAAATGGCTGGTCATCACGACGACGCAGGGTACCGACAACCGCTACCAGATCACCGTCATCGACCTGACCGCACCGACGCCCGCGCCGCGGACGATCGTGAAGGGTCTGGAGAACGAATGGTCGCTGGCCGGTAATGTCGGCGGCAATTTCTACTGGATGACGAACAAGGACGCACCACGGCAGAAGATCGTGATGATGAACCTGTTCGCCCGCTCGGCCAGCCCGCCGGTCACCGACATCGTTCCGGAGGACAAGGCGGTGCTCGAAGGTGCCAGCATCATCGGCGGGAAGCTGATCGCGACCTATCTGGTCGACGTGAAGAGCGAAGTCCGCCGCTATTCGCTCGATGGCAAGGCGGAAGGCAAGGTGCCATTGCCCGCGATCGGTACGACCTCAGGCTTCGGCGGTGACGGCACCGATTCCGAAACCTTCTTCGCGTTCAGCAGCTTCAACTATCCGGCCTGGATCCTGCGCTACGATGCGAAGACCAACCGGGTCGAGGAATTCGCCAAGCCCAAGGTCGCGTTCGACCCCGCAGCCTATGACGTCTCGCAGGTCTTCTATCCGTCGAAGGACGGAACGAAGGTGCCGATGTTCGTCGTCCGCAAGAAATCGCTGAAGGGTCCTGCGCCGACCCTGCTCTACGCTTATGGTGGGTTCAACATCTCGACCACCCCCAGCTTCTCCGCCACCCGGCTGGTTTGGATGGAACAGGGCGGCGTGCTCGCGGTCGCGAACATTCGCGGCGGTGGCGAATATGGCAAGACGTGGCACGACGGCGGACGCCTCGCCAATAAACAGAACGTGTTCGACGACTTCATCGCGGCGGGCGAGTATCTGAAGGCGCAGGGGATCACGACGAAGGACGGTCTCGCGATCCAGGGCGGATCGAATGGCGGCCTGCTCGTCGGTGCGGTCACCAACCAGCGGCCCGATCTGTTCGCCGCAGCACTGCCTGCGGTCGGCGTCATGGACATGCTGCGCTTCGACCGCTTCACGGCGGGCCGCTACTGGGTCGATGACTACGGCTACCCGTCGAAGGAGGCCGACTTCCGTACGCTGTACAGCTACTCGCCCTATCACAACATCAAGGGCGGTCGCGCGTATCCCGCGATCCTCGTCGCGACGGCCGATACGGACGATCGCGTCGTCCCCGGCCACAGCTTCAAATACACCGCCGCGCTGCAGGCGGCGGATATCGGCGACAAACCGCACCTTGCCCGCATCGAGACCCGCGCCGGCCACGGCAGCGGCAAACCGACCGACAAGGTGATCGAGGAAGCCGCCGATAACTGGGCCTTCGCCGCCAAATGGACCGGCTTGCAGGTGAAGCCCGTCCAGTAA
- the guaA gene encoding glutamine-hydrolyzing GMP synthase produces MIQHPDSILIVDFGSQVTQLIARRVREAGVYSEIAPFQNAAEAFDRMKPKGVILSGSPASVLDDGSPRVPQAILDSGLPILGICYGQQVLMHQLGGTVTLGDSGEFGHAVIEVTDDCALFDGLWTTQENHQVWMSHGDKVTALAPGFRPVAASPGAPFAVIADDDRHYYAMQFHPEVVHTPDGAKLICNFVRHVCGLEGDWTMAGFRAAKIEEIRKQVGTGRVICGLSGGVDSSVAALLIHEAIGDQLTCVFVDGGILRAGEAEQVVGLFRNHYNIPLVHVQAQDLFMNGLAGITDPEAKRKFIGATFIDVFEAEAKKIGGAEFLAQGTLYPDVIESVSFTGGPSVTIKSHHNVGGLPERMNMKLVEPLRELFKDEVRVLGRELGLNEAFVGRHPFPGPGLAIRIPGEVTKERCDILRKADAIYLEEIRNAGLYDAIWQAFAVLLPVRTVGVMGDGRTYDFVLALRAVTSTDGMTAQAFQFPGDFLPRVATRIVNEVNGINRVTYDYTSKPPGTIEWE; encoded by the coding sequence ATGATCCAGCATCCCGACTCCATCCTCATCGTAGATTTCGGCAGCCAGGTGACCCAGCTCATCGCCAGGCGCGTCCGCGAGGCGGGGGTCTATAGCGAGATCGCCCCGTTCCAGAATGCCGCCGAAGCGTTCGACCGGATGAAGCCGAAGGGCGTGATCCTGTCGGGCAGCCCGGCCTCGGTGCTCGACGACGGCTCCCCCCGTGTGCCCCAGGCGATCCTCGACAGCGGACTGCCGATCCTCGGCATCTGCTATGGGCAGCAGGTGCTGATGCATCAATTGGGCGGTACCGTAACGCTCGGCGACAGCGGCGAATTCGGTCACGCCGTGATCGAGGTGACCGACGACTGCGCTTTGTTCGACGGGCTGTGGACGACACAGGAAAATCATCAGGTCTGGATGAGCCACGGCGACAAGGTCACCGCGCTTGCCCCCGGCTTCCGTCCCGTCGCCGCCAGCCCCGGCGCCCCCTTCGCCGTCATCGCCGACGACGACCGGCATTATTACGCGATGCAGTTCCACCCGGAGGTCGTCCACACGCCGGACGGAGCCAAGCTGATCTGCAACTTCGTCCGCCACGTCTGCGGGCTGGAAGGCGATTGGACGATGGCCGGCTTCCGCGCCGCCAAGATCGAGGAAATCCGCAAGCAGGTGGGTACGGGCCGGGTAATCTGCGGCCTGTCCGGCGGTGTTGACTCCTCGGTTGCGGCCCTGCTGATCCACGAAGCGATCGGCGATCAGCTGACCTGCGTATTCGTCGACGGCGGCATATTGCGCGCTGGCGAGGCCGAGCAGGTCGTCGGCCTGTTCCGCAACCACTACAACATCCCGCTTGTCCATGTTCAGGCGCAGGACCTGTTCATGAACGGGCTCGCCGGCATCACGGATCCGGAAGCGAAACGGAAGTTCATCGGCGCGACCTTCATCGATGTGTTCGAAGCCGAGGCGAAGAAGATCGGCGGCGCGGAGTTCCTCGCGCAGGGTACGCTCTACCCCGACGTGATCGAGAGCGTCAGCTTCACCGGTGGTCCGTCCGTAACGATCAAGAGCCACCACAATGTCGGCGGTCTGCCCGAACGCATGAACATGAAGCTGGTCGAGCCCTTGCGCGAACTGTTCAAGGACGAGGTGCGCGTGCTCGGCCGCGAACTCGGGCTGAACGAGGCGTTCGTCGGGCGGCACCCATTCCCCGGACCGGGCCTCGCGATCCGTATTCCGGGCGAGGTGACCAAGGAGCGCTGCGATATCCTGCGCAAGGCCGACGCGATCTACCTTGAGGAAATCCGCAACGCAGGCCTGTACGACGCGATCTGGCAGGCGTTCGCCGTGCTGCTCCCGGTGCGCACGGTCGGCGTGATGGGCGACGGGCGGACTTATGATTTCGTGCTTGCCCTGCGCGCAGTGACATCGACCGACGGTATGACCGCGCAGGCGTTCCAGTTCCCCGGCGATTTCCTGCCTCGTGTCGCGACGCGGATCGTCAACGAGGTGAACGGCATCAACCGCGTCACTTACGATTATACGTCGAAGCCGCCGGGCACGATCGAGTGGGAATGA
- the bla gene encoding subclass B3 metallo-beta-lactamase produces MIGRIGLAIVAVAALAEPAVAKNPPAWTRPIAPFRVIGPIDYVGTEGLAAYLIHTSGGAILIDGTMEENAPVVARNIAARGVKLRDVKLILASHAHFDHVAAIAALRRMTGAKLVAGAGDRAALESGIPPGETSYGVIRFPAVPVDRAVRDGDRVTLGDVTLRAVSTPGHTPGCTSWSVRIVQNRRPLDVLFACSLTVAGNCLVGNRRYPGIVADFRKSFDRLGAMKADIVLPFHPESVDLLSRVASNTLIDRAVLPKMVRDARAAFATDFAKQRTAK; encoded by the coding sequence ATGATCGGGCGGATCGGTCTCGCGATCGTTGCGGTCGCCGCCCTGGCCGAGCCGGCAGTGGCGAAGAATCCACCTGCCTGGACGCGTCCGATCGCGCCGTTCCGCGTGATCGGGCCGATCGATTATGTCGGCACCGAAGGGCTCGCGGCCTATCTCATCCACACGTCCGGCGGTGCGATCCTGATCGACGGCACGATGGAGGAGAACGCCCCCGTCGTTGCGCGCAACATCGCGGCGCGTGGCGTCAAGCTGCGCGACGTTAAGCTGATTCTCGCCAGCCATGCGCATTTCGATCACGTCGCGGCGATCGCGGCGCTGAGGCGGATGACGGGCGCGAAGCTGGTCGCCGGTGCCGGCGACCGCGCCGCGCTGGAGAGCGGCATACCACCGGGCGAGACGAGCTATGGCGTAATCCGCTTCCCCGCCGTCCCGGTGGATCGTGCGGTACGCGACGGTGATCGCGTGACCCTCGGCGACGTCACGTTGCGCGCCGTGTCAACGCCAGGTCACACGCCCGGCTGCACGAGTTGGTCGGTGCGCATCGTCCAGAACCGGCGGCCGCTCGACGTGCTGTTCGCATGCAGCCTTACCGTTGCTGGCAACTGCTTGGTTGGGAACCGGCGATATCCGGGCATCGTCGCAGATTTCCGCAAAAGCTTCGACCGGCTCGGCGCGATGAAGGCCGATATCGTGTTGCCGTTCCACCCGGAGTCCGTCGATCTGCTGAGCCGCGTAGCCAGCAACACCCTGATCGATCGGGCGGTTCTCCCAAAGATGGTCCGGGACGCCCGCGCGGCCTTCGCGACCGACTTCGCCAAGCAGAGGACCGCCAAATGA
- a CDS encoding ArsC family reductase translates to MTVTLHGIPNCDTMKKARTWLDDHQVAYAFHDYKKAGIDAETLRQWCGVLGWETVLNRQGTTFRKLPDADRNDMNEDKAIALMVAQPSMIKRPILQSGYVLLAGFKPDTYLESGIS, encoded by the coding sequence ATGACCGTGACGCTGCACGGCATTCCAAACTGCGACACGATGAAGAAGGCCCGCACATGGCTGGACGACCACCAGGTCGCCTATGCGTTCCACGACTATAAGAAAGCCGGGATCGACGCGGAGACGTTGCGACAGTGGTGTGGCGTTCTTGGCTGGGAAACTGTGCTCAACCGACAGGGTACGACGTTCCGTAAACTGCCCGATGCCGACCGTAACGATATGAACGAAGACAAGGCGATCGCCTTGATGGTCGCGCAGCCGTCGATGATCAAACGCCCGATCCTGCAATCCGGGTACGTGCTGCTGGCAGGGTTCAAGCCGGATACCTATCTGGAATCCGGCATAAGCTGA
- a CDS encoding DUF427 domain-containing protein, translated as MTTARWNGAVIAQSDDTVVVEGNHYFPADSVDASLFEDSDTHTHCPWKGDASYKTIVVDGERNPNAAWYYADPKAAAAEIKGRFAFWKGVEVG; from the coding sequence ATGACGACGGCACGATGGAATGGCGCAGTGATCGCACAATCGGACGATACGGTCGTGGTCGAAGGCAACCACTATTTTCCGGCGGACAGCGTGGATGCCTCCTTGTTCGAGGATAGCGATACGCACACGCACTGCCCGTGGAAGGGCGATGCCAGCTACAAGACGATCGTCGTGGATGGCGAGCGGAACCCGAATGCCGCCTGGTATTATGCCGATCCCAAAGCTGCGGCTGCGGAGATCAAGGGCCGGTTCGCCTTCTGGAAGGGGGTCGAGGTCGGCTGA
- the panB gene encoding 3-methyl-2-oxobutanoate hydroxymethyltransferase translates to MSTTFTIDTSTSRANPTPAPMKRLTVPAILARKGKEPLVMLTAYTVRMAQLLDPHCDLLLVGDSLGQVIYGLPSTLPVTLDMMCAHGAAVVRGSYHSVVVIDMPFGSYEASPEQAFLSASRVMAETGAAAIKMEGGAAMAPTVAFLSARGIPVMGHIGLTPQAVNALGGYGARGRSAPEHAKIIADAKAIAEAGAFAIVAEGVIEPLARAIVAEVSCPVIGIGASADCDGQVLVTEDMLGLFERTARFVKKFDDMAGRISAAVETYATDVRSRSFPGPEQTYQPKN, encoded by the coding sequence ATGTCTACGACCTTCACGATCGACACGTCGACCAGCCGTGCCAACCCCACGCCCGCGCCGATGAAGCGCCTGACCGTTCCCGCTATCCTGGCCCGCAAGGGGAAGGAACCGCTGGTAATGCTGACGGCCTATACGGTGCGGATGGCGCAACTGCTCGATCCGCATTGCGACCTGCTGCTCGTCGGCGACAGTCTGGGTCAGGTGATTTACGGCCTGCCATCCACGTTGCCGGTGACGCTCGACATGATGTGCGCGCACGGGGCGGCAGTCGTCCGCGGATCGTACCATTCGGTCGTCGTCATCGACATGCCATTCGGCAGTTACGAGGCGAGCCCTGAACAGGCGTTCCTGTCCGCATCGCGCGTCATGGCCGAAACCGGCGCAGCGGCGATCAAGATGGAGGGCGGCGCGGCGATGGCCCCGACCGTCGCGTTCCTGTCGGCGCGCGGCATTCCGGTCATGGGCCATATCGGCCTCACGCCGCAGGCGGTGAACGCGCTCGGCGGATATGGCGCGCGCGGCCGTAGCGCTCCCGAACATGCGAAGATCATCGCCGATGCCAAGGCCATTGCGGAGGCGGGTGCGTTCGCGATCGTCGCGGAAGGCGTGATCGAACCACTCGCCCGTGCGATCGTGGCGGAAGTATCCTGCCCCGTGATCGGGATCGGAGCATCGGCCGATTGCGATGGTCAGGTTCTGGTCACCGAAGACATGCTCGGCCTGTTCGAACGCACGGCGCGGTTCGTGAAGAAATTCGACGATATGGCTGGTCGTATTTCTGCCGCGGTCGAGACCTATGCAACGGACGTCCGGTCGCGATCCTTTCCGGGGCCGGAACAAACCTATCAACCCAAAAACTGA
- a CDS encoding tetratricopeptide repeat protein translates to MAVTPHTDEAFLREVDEELRRDQLTSFWTRYGRWLVGGIVIALALFGGALYWNHRQTEAAGVAGEQLTAALDDLTAQRVDAASGSLAKLAASDVDGVRASAKFSQGNILLQKNDLKGAAAKFGEIAADESLAQPFRDLGLIRQTSAEFDTLKPDVVVTRLKPLVVKGNPWFGSAGELVGAAYLRMNRNDLAGPMFAQIAKDEAVPATIRQRAVQMAGVLGIDAVDTVKETKAP, encoded by the coding sequence TTGGCCGTCACGCCGCACACCGACGAAGCTTTCCTGCGTGAGGTCGATGAAGAACTCCGCCGCGATCAGCTGACCAGTTTCTGGACGCGTTACGGGCGCTGGCTCGTCGGCGGTATCGTGATCGCGCTCGCGCTGTTCGGCGGCGCGTTATACTGGAATCACCGTCAGACCGAAGCGGCCGGCGTCGCCGGAGAGCAACTGACCGCCGCTTTGGACGATCTGACCGCTCAGCGGGTCGATGCCGCTTCAGGTTCGCTCGCGAAGCTGGCTGCATCGGACGTCGATGGCGTGCGCGCGTCGGCAAAGTTCAGCCAGGGTAACATCCTGCTGCAGAAGAACGATCTGAAGGGTGCCGCTGCCAAGTTCGGCGAGATCGCCGCAGACGAGTCCCTGGCGCAGCCATTCCGTGATCTCGGGCTGATCCGGCAGACTTCGGCCGAATTCGATACGTTGAAGCCCGATGTCGTCGTGACGCGGCTCAAGCCACTGGTAGTCAAAGGCAACCCGTGGTTCGGAAGTGCCGGCGAACTGGTCGGCGCCGCCTATCTGCGCATGAACCGCAACGATCTTGCCGGGCCGATGTTTGCGCAGATCGCGAAGGACGAGGCCGTCCCCGCAACGATCCGTCAACGCGCGGTTCAGATGGCCGGGGTATTGGGGATCGACGCGGTCGATACCGTTAAGGAAACGAAAGCACCATGA
- a CDS encoding PQQ-like beta-propeller repeat protein, with translation MMTRTRASLAIAALMALSACGIFKGGGKKTPVLGDRVPILLSEAPVEADKTIAAVEVLLPAPEVNTEWTQPGGNAAKSMGQLALGQTLSRGWTAQIDGGSNRQRLASPPVVGEGRLYAMDVSATVHAFAADTGARVWSVTLTSGKKNQEARFGGGVSFDDSKVFATDGLGDVVALNAADGKELWRSKPGGPLRGAPTISNGNVYVLSQDNQLFALNQSDGKTAWQSSGSLESQGVFGVAAPAAGSGSVVAGFSSGELNAYRYENGRALWQDALSRSAISTSVSSLSDIDASPVIDQGRVYAVGQGGRTVAIDIATGRRVWAQNFAGISTPWIAGEWLFLVTDDARLVCLSRATGKVRWISQLRAFTNEKKRSGTITWFGPVLAGGRLILTNSEGEIVSVAVTTGEPGTVVKSGAPFNLAPIVANNTLYVLDMKGRIATYR, from the coding sequence ATGATGACACGGACCAGGGCGTCGCTCGCTATCGCGGCGCTGATGGCGCTCAGCGCCTGCGGCATCTTCAAGGGCGGCGGGAAGAAGACTCCCGTCCTGGGCGATCGCGTGCCGATCCTGCTGTCCGAAGCGCCGGTTGAGGCAGACAAGACGATTGCCGCGGTCGAAGTCCTGCTGCCGGCGCCCGAGGTAAATACCGAATGGACGCAGCCGGGCGGTAACGCGGCCAAGTCGATGGGCCAGTTGGCGCTCGGCCAAACGTTGTCGCGCGGCTGGACCGCGCAGATCGACGGCGGCAGCAATCGCCAGCGTCTCGCTTCGCCGCCCGTCGTAGGCGAGGGGCGGCTTTACGCGATGGACGTCAGTGCGACGGTCCACGCTTTCGCAGCCGACACCGGCGCGCGCGTCTGGTCGGTCACGCTGACCAGCGGCAAGAAGAATCAGGAAGCCCGTTTCGGCGGCGGCGTAAGCTTCGACGATAGCAAGGTTTTTGCGACGGACGGCCTTGGCGACGTCGTCGCGCTGAATGCGGCGGACGGCAAGGAATTGTGGCGCAGCAAGCCCGGTGGCCCGTTGCGCGGTGCGCCGACTATTTCCAACGGCAACGTCTATGTGTTGAGCCAGGACAACCAGCTTTTTGCGCTCAACCAGTCGGACGGCAAAACGGCATGGCAGTCCTCGGGCAGCCTCGAATCGCAAGGCGTGTTCGGTGTTGCCGCCCCGGCCGCGGGATCGGGGTCGGTCGTTGCCGGCTTCTCGTCGGGCGAACTCAACGCGTATCGCTACGAAAATGGTCGTGCTCTGTGGCAGGACGCACTGTCGCGCTCCGCAATTTCCACCTCGGTTTCGTCGCTGTCGGACATTGATGCGTCGCCGGTAATCGATCAGGGTCGCGTTTATGCGGTCGGGCAGGGCGGTCGTACCGTCGCGATCGATATCGCCACAGGTCGCCGCGTCTGGGCACAGAATTTTGCCGGCATTTCCACGCCGTGGATCGCGGGCGAATGGCTGTTTCTCGTCACCGACGATGCCCGTCTGGTCTGTCTGTCGCGTGCGACGGGCAAGGTCCGTTGGATCAGCCAGTTGCGGGCGTTCACCAACGAGAAGAAGCGTTCGGGCACGATCACCTGGTTCGGCCCGGTGCTCGCCGGCGGTCGTCTGATCCTGACGAATTCGGAGGGCGAGATCGTTTCCGTCGCGGTCACGACAGGTGAACCGGGCACCGTCGTAAAGTCGGGCGCTCCGTTCAATCTTGCCCCGATCGTTGCAAACAATACGTTGTACGTGCTGGACATGAAGGGGCGGATCGCCACCTACCGGTAA
- the der gene encoding ribosome biogenesis GTPase Der → MSKLPVVAIIGRPNVGKSTLFNRLVGKKLALVDDRPGVTRDRREGDATLVGVDFRVIDTAGYEDEDAATLPGRMRQQTEAAVAQADVALFMIDARVGVVPLEEEISRWLRGSDTPIVLVANKAEGKAGEAGILESLALGYGDPVQLSAEHGEGMGDLFEALLPYIDREDVEEEPEYGEDDLSAPLKLAIVGRPNAGKSTLINRMLGEERLITGPEAGITRDSIAVDWTWHDEDGEPRAVRLIDTAGMRKRANVQDKLEKLSVADALHAIDFAEVVVLLLDATRGLEAQDLRIASAALEEGRALVVALNKWDVAEHASSLFNGVKAALEEGLSQVKGVPVLTVSAATGKGLDMLIKVAFETREAWSKRIGTGELNRWFEKAVEANPPPAPGGKRIKLRYLTQAKTRPPGFILFGTRVDQLPTSYQRYLINGIRRDLGFGAVPVRLTLRAPKNPFDR, encoded by the coding sequence ATGTCCAAGCTCCCCGTGGTCGCGATTATCGGCCGTCCCAATGTCGGCAAGTCGACTCTATTCAATCGCCTCGTCGGCAAGAAGCTCGCTTTGGTCGACGATCGCCCCGGCGTGACGCGCGATCGGCGCGAGGGCGATGCGACGCTCGTCGGCGTCGATTTCCGCGTGATCGACACCGCGGGTTATGAAGACGAGGACGCCGCCACGCTGCCCGGCCGCATGCGCCAGCAGACCGAGGCCGCCGTCGCGCAGGCCGATGTCGCCCTGTTCATGATCGATGCGCGCGTTGGCGTCGTACCGCTGGAGGAGGAGATTTCCCGCTGGCTGCGCGGTTCCGACACCCCGATCGTACTTGTCGCGAACAAGGCCGAGGGCAAGGCAGGCGAGGCCGGCATCCTCGAATCGCTCGCGCTTGGCTATGGCGACCCGGTCCAGCTCTCGGCTGAGCACGGCGAGGGCATGGGCGACCTATTCGAGGCTTTGCTTCCTTATATCGACCGCGAGGATGTTGAGGAGGAGCCGGAATATGGCGAGGACGACCTCAGTGCACCGTTGAAGCTGGCAATCGTCGGACGACCCAATGCCGGCAAGTCGACGCTCATCAATCGCATGCTGGGTGAGGAACGGCTGATCACCGGGCCAGAGGCCGGCATCACGCGCGATTCTATCGCAGTCGACTGGACGTGGCACGACGAGGACGGTGAACCGCGCGCCGTCCGGCTGATCGATACCGCCGGCATGCGAAAGCGCGCGAACGTACAGGACAAGCTGGAAAAGCTCTCCGTTGCGGACGCACTGCACGCGATCGATTTCGCGGAGGTCGTCGTACTTCTGTTGGACGCGACTCGTGGGCTGGAGGCGCAGGATTTACGCATCGCCTCTGCCGCGCTCGAAGAAGGGCGCGCGCTGGTCGTCGCACTCAACAAGTGGGACGTGGCGGAACATGCCAGTTCGCTGTTCAACGGCGTCAAGGCGGCGCTCGAAGAGGGGCTTAGCCAGGTCAAGGGCGTGCCGGTGCTCACGGTCTCGGCGGCGACGGGCAAGGGCCTCGACATGCTGATCAAGGTCGCGTTCGAAACGCGCGAGGCGTGGTCGAAGCGGATCGGGACCGGTGAGCTCAACCGCTGGTTCGAAAAGGCGGTCGAGGCCAATCCGCCGCCCGCACCCGGCGGTAAGCGGATCAAGCTGCGCTACCTCACCCAGGCCAAAACCCGGCCCCCCGGCTTCATCCTTTTCGGCACACGCGTCGATCAATTACCGACGAGTTATCAGCGCTATCTGATCAACGGAATTCGGCGAGATCTCGGCTTCGGGGCGGTTCCGGTGCGCCTGACGTTGCGCGCGCCCAAGAACCCGTTCGACCGGTAG
- a CDS encoding histidine phosphatase family protein: MGLVRCAGPFSLCRFTILNRGKPFDVDGLLINHPEVVIAPGTPIERWCLSATDIDRMRAIAALPMIAGVGAIWASTETKAIEAAGILSAAHGLGIQVAEDLGENDRTSTGFLPPSEFERAADAFFAQPETSVRGWERAVDAQARVHRAVSRIASSHVNGDLAIVAHGAVGTLLFCMLAGSLINRSFDQPFQGHFWRASLPDLRPIEGWKPIAPRA; encoded by the coding sequence GTGGGGCTGGTGCGATGCGCCGGCCCCTTTTCTTTGTGCCGTTTTACGATCCTAAACCGGGGCAAACCCTTCGATGTCGACGGTCTTCTTATAAACCACCCGGAGGTCGTGATCGCGCCCGGCACACCAATCGAACGCTGGTGCCTGAGCGCGACCGACATCGATCGTATGAGAGCGATTGCGGCTTTGCCGATGATTGCCGGTGTCGGCGCGATTTGGGCAAGCACAGAAACGAAAGCGATCGAAGCCGCCGGCATACTAAGCGCGGCGCACGGCTTGGGCATCCAAGTTGCCGAAGACCTTGGCGAGAACGACCGGACTAGCACCGGATTTCTGCCACCGTCCGAATTCGAACGCGCGGCGGACGCATTTTTCGCGCAGCCCGAAACCAGCGTTCGTGGCTGGGAACGCGCTGTCGACGCCCAGGCGCGCGTGCACCGCGCGGTAAGCCGGATCGCCTCCAGTCATGTGAACGGCGATCTTGCGATCGTTGCCCACGGGGCTGTCGGCACATTGCTGTTTTGTATGCTGGCAGGAAGCCTGATCAATCGATCGTTCGATCAACCGTTTCAGGGCCATTTCTGGCGGGCGTCCTTGCCCGACCTGCGCCCCATCGAGGGCTGGAAGCCGATCGCGCCCCGGGCTTAG